From Primulina huaijiensis isolate GDHJ02 chromosome 15, ASM1229523v2, whole genome shotgun sequence, one genomic window encodes:
- the LOC140958999 gene encoding myb family transcription factor PHL7-like, with amino-acid sequence MEPTGGGDNASLASKHRLRWTHELHDRFVDAVAQLGGPDRATPKGVLRIMGVQGLTIYHVKSHLQKYRLAKYLPDSSSDGTKPDKKESEDMLSSLDGSSGIQINEALKLQMEVQKRLHEQLEVQRQLQLRIEAQGKYLKKIIEEQQRISGVVPEGPGTEDNFPESDTKTDPATPASTSEPPFPEKPPKRHSIDESLSLDESFSRHEPQTPDSDFQSTPPVKGPSERPGKKLRVNDAAAFSKPEMELTHSILESSLNPLTSSHLHFS; translated from the exons ATGGAACCTACCGGTGGAGGTGACAATGCAAGTCTGGCGTCAAAACATCGGCTTCGTTGGACACATGAGCTCCACGACCGATTTGTTGATGCTGTAGCACAACTTGGTGGTCCTGATA GAGCTACTCCGAAAGGTGTACTCCGAATTATGGGCGTTCAAGGGCTGACAATTTACCATGTAAAAAGCCACTTACAG AAATACCGGCTTGCCAAGTATCTTCCAGATTCATCTTCAGATG GGACAAAGCCAGATAAAAAAGAATCTGAAGATATGCTTTCCAGCTTGGATGGTTCATC TGGTATACAAATAAATGAAGCACTCAAGCTGCAGATGGAGGTTCAAAAGCGACTGCATGAGCAATTagaa GTGCAGAGACAGCTACAGTTGAGGATTGAAGCCCAAGGAAAGTACTTAAAGAAGATAATTGAAGAACAACAGCGCATCAGTGGAGTTGTTCCAGAGGGGCCTGGAACAGAGGACAATTTCCCAGAATCAGATACTAAAACCGATCCAGCTACTCCTGCTTCAACATCTGAGCCACCTTTTCCCGAAAAACCTCCTAAAAGACATAGCATAGACGAGAGCCTTTCTCTTGATGAATCATTCTCTCGTCACGAACCACAAACTCCAGATTCTGATTTCCAGTCGACTCCTCCAGTTAAAGGCCCTAGTGAGAGGCCCGGAAAGAAGCTACGGGTCAATGATGCTGCAGCATTCTCCAAACCTGAAATGGAACTTACCCATTCGATATTGGAGTCGAGCTTGAACCCGCTTACCAGCAGCCATTTGCATTTTTCTTGA
- the LOC140959000 gene encoding protein PHR1-LIKE 2-like has product MFPRLIQVHESILSQENIQGANIMEYGQRVGGDPCVVLTSDQKPRLRWTADLHERFVEAVAQLGGPSKATPKALKQAMGVKGLTLFHLKSHLQKYRLGQQSGKDLGEASKDGSYDLDSPHDSSSPRNLQSADIKEDYRAKEALRAQMEIQSKLHLQVEAEKHMQIRQDAERRYMAMLEQACKMLADQVIGNGVVNNDGDGFQGNEMKV; this is encoded by the exons ATGTTTCCGAGACTGATTCAAGTACATGAATCCATTTTAAGCCAAGAAAATATCCAGGGTGCAAACATTATGGAATATGGTCAAAGGGTCGGGGGGGATCCGTGTGTGGTCCTCACTTCCGATCAGAAACCACGCCTTCGATGGACTGCTGACCTACACGAACGCTTCGTTGAGGCCGTTGCGCAGCTTGGTGGCCCCAGCA AAGCTACCCCGAAGGCTCTAAAGCAAGCGATGGGTGTCAAGGGACTAACTCTATTTCATCTAAAGAGTCATCTCCAG AAATACAGACTAGGCCAGCAGTCAGGAAAAGATCTCGGTGAGGCCTCAAAAGATG GTTCCTATGATTTGGATAGCCCTCATGACAGCAGTTCTCCTCGAAACTTGCAATCTGCTGACATCAAGGA GGATTATCGAGCTAAGGAGGCATTGAGAGCTCAAATggaaattcaaagcaaactacACTTGCAAGTTGAA GCTGAAAAACACATGCAGATTCGTCAAGATGCCGAGAGACGGTATATGGCTATGCTAGAACAAGCCTGCAAAATGCTAGCTGATCAAGTTATTGGAAACGGTGTCGTAAACAATGATGGTGATGGTTTTCAAGGGAATGAAATGAAGGTGTAG
- the LOC140959076 gene encoding snRNA-activating protein complex subunit — MLPGDDDGGEDLHVSIPRGGPIYVPNMVSPITKVPVFETSVSLELQSLKEELAEDTLEECEEIMVDELKIISEDELVNMAFEEAFKGGELTVYTSQDTDENSSLRITDDNGVSSLEHACPQRLETDMLAVVPVESSVVPHRDSDCIKSNEKPTGKIKKRRRGDNSNSLDESCIAKVEQLARIKQKQEEDKASVRLHSFNGSSKAPDCGTLTKKVEMIRSLKSASVSAKVRPSDTCGNKPVDFPEVVLCLEVYHNKRTTLKTQEFLVLGRQLLTDVKDKIYCLTDEIMDKAGRYNPSGYFFIEDVFYNDMRGPSAIDYSMPILDWLQNSKNEALDKWESIFSGELQQKQKALLLGDQNKRRLPLPQLRACHMQNIRFFDLIFQIGAGYLYCHQGDCKHVFVIRDMRLVHSEDVQNQAAYPLMTFQTKFRCRKCSVCKIYQAQKVTVDDKWAPLNPCYFCDVCYYMLHYENGNLLYTDFSVYDYYHE; from the exons ATGTTGCCTGGAGATGACGATGGAGGAGAAGACCTGCATGTTTCTATTCCACGTGGTGGTCCAATATATGTTCCCAACATGGTTAGTCCAATCACGAAAGTACCAGTCTTCGAGACTTCTGTATCTCTTGAACTTCAG AGTTTGAAAGAAGAGCTAGCTGAGGACACGCTGGAGGAGTGTGAAGAAATTAT GGTTGatgaactcaaaataataagtgAGGATGAGTTAGTCAATATGGCATTTGAAGAAGCTTTCAAG GGTGGTGAGTTGACCGTATACACGTCACAAGATACGGACGAGAATTCGAGTCTGAG GATAACAGATGATAATGGTGTATCCAGCCTTGAGCATGCTTGTCCGCAAAGACTCGAGACAGATATGCTGGCAGTTGTTCCAGTTGAATCTTCAGTTGTTCCTCATAGAGATTCTGACTGCATCAAATCAAATGAAAAACCTACGGGGAAGATAAAGAAGAGGAGACGTGGCGATAATAGCAACTCTCTTGAT GAGAGCTGCATTGCAAAGGTGGAGCAGCTCGCTAGAATTAAACAGAAACAAGAAGAAGATAAAGCATCCGTGAGACTACATTCATTCAA TGGTAGTTCCAAGGCCCCTGACTGTGGAACACTCACAAagaaagttgagatgataagatCATTGAAATCTGCAAGTGTTTCAGCTAAG GTTAGGCCGTCAGATACCTGTGGTAATAAACCAGTGGACTTCCCTGAGGTCGTGCTGTGTTTGGAGGTTTACCATAACAAACGAACTACATTGAAG ACTCAAGAGTTTCTGGTTCTAGGACGGCAATTGTTGACAGACGTAAAAGATAAAATCTACTGTTTGACAGATGAGATAATGGATAAGGCGGGACGGTACAATCCTTCAGGATACTTCTTTATAGAA GATGTATTTTACAATGACATGAGGGGGCCCTCGGCCATAGACTACAGTATGCCCATACTTGATTGGCTTCAAAACTCAAAGAACGAGGCCCTTGATAAATGGGAATCCATTTTTTCTGGTGAACTACAACAGAAACAAAAGGCCCTCCTCTTGGGCGATCAAAACAAACGGCGGTTGCCTCTGCCACAGTTGAGGGCTTGTCACATGCAAAATATTAGATTCTTTGACTTGATATTTCAAATTGGGGCTGGATATCTCTACTGCCATCAG GGCGATTGCAAGCACGTGTTTGTTATACGGGATATGAGGTTGGTACATTCTGAGGATGTACAAAATCAAGCAGCTTATCCACTCATGACATTTCAAACCAAGTTCCGTTGCAGGAAATGCTCTGTTTGCAAAATTTACCAGGCGCAGAAGGTGACTGTGGATGACAAATGGGCACCATTGAATCCATGCTATTTTTGTGATGTTTGTTATTACATGCTTCACTATGAAAATGGAAATCTGCTCTATACCGATTTCTCTGTTTATGATTATTATCACGAATAG
- the LOC140959404 gene encoding uncharacterized protein translates to MALITLFMFACLASPLLHSNSATATAASSALVNPVCDLTTNSAFCHALLDPFNSTTDPYELADVVFGFTYYNATSTKDYIHLWLRSNGNNTKPDMRDGMLECEGYYKQAISALQKVSKDLEKRYSKRLGELATYVEEGGLGCEVAFTHGYPDDIIAKKNQNFIILADICVIVSGLFAPIVN, encoded by the coding sequence ATGGCCCTCATCACCCTCTTCATGTTTGCCTGCTTAGCTTCACCCCTCCTCCACTCCAACTCAGCAACCGCCACCGCAGCTTCTTCTGCACTAGTCAACCCTGTATGCGATTTAACAACAAACAGCGCCTTCTGCCACGCCCTACTAGACCCCTTCAACAGTACCACTGACCCATATGAGCTCGCCGACGTAGTCTTTGGCTTCACGTATTACAATGCAACCAGCACCAAAGACTACATTCACTTGTGGCTTAGGTCGAATGGAAACAACACGAAACCGGACATGAGAGACGGTATGCTGGAATGCGAGGGCTACTATAAACAGGCTATCAGTGCGCTTCAAAAGGTGTCTAAAGATTTAGAAAAAAGATATTCTAAAAGGCTGGGAGAGTTGGCGACGTATGTGGAGGAAGGTGGATTGGGTTGTGAAGTGGCTTTCACGCATGGATATCCAGACGACATCATAGCCAAGAAGAACCAGAACTTCATTATTCTTGCTGATATCTGTGTCATTGTTTCTGGACTTTTCGCACCCATCGTGAATTGA
- the LOC140959090 gene encoding probable galacturonosyltransferase 4 has protein sequence MKMEFRKSVIFFLLVTVLAPIVLYTDTLGAYFTDSSSRNEFVGDASAFPFSGDVRPLNVLSQESSTTLKEPTGIVYSENSVEFGSNFSNPASGESTRITRQLTGESVEDQTTNSLTLSSSEGNQQSDENPIRQVIYTAKEAEMGEEISKESGSVKLIGKRGADTDVKEENDQPRFEGTSESVFDKKEIKREQQSSSLSSKDTGRVKMKARTEKQNVQTVFPDALVLQLKDQLIRAKLYLSLSGTRNNPQFIRELRLRMKEVQRVLGDATKDSELPRNANERLRAMEQTLLKGKQIQDDCAAVIKKLRAMLHLAEEQLRVHKKQELFLTHLTAKTMPKGLHCLPLRLSTDYFMLNSSEQQFPNEEKFADPKLYHYALFSDNILAAAVVVNSTITHAKDPSKHVFHVVTDRLNYAAMKMWFLANLPGKAMIQVQNVEEFTWLNSSYSPVLRQLGSPSMIDYYFKNQRTESDSNMKFRNPKYLSIMNHLRFYLPEIFPKLDKILFLDDDIVVQKDLTGLWSLDLKGKVIGVVETCGESFHRFDRYLNFSNPIISKNFDPHACGWAFGMNIFDLKEWKKQNITEVYHKWQNLNHDRLLWKLGTLPPGLITFWNRTFPLDKFWHVLGLGYNPNVSRKDVERAAVIHYNGNLKPWLEIGIQKFRNYWEKYVDYDHLYLRECNIAP, from the exons ATGAAGATGGAGTTTAGAAAATCAGTGATATTCTTTCTGTTGGTGACGGTTCTTGCTCCTATTGTTCTTTACACCGACACTCTCGGTGCTTATTTCACCGACTCTTCTT CTAGAAATGAATTTGTGGGAGATGCTTCAGCATTT CCATTTTCTGGTGATGTCAGGCCTTTAAATGTGCTATCTCAG GAGTCCTCTACCACACTGAAAGAACCAACGGGCATAGTTTATTCTGAAAATTCAGTCGAATTCGGCTCGAATTTCTCAAACCCTGCATCTGGAGAGAGCACCCGAATTACAAGACAGCTGACTGGAG AATCAGTGGAGGACCAAACTACCAATTCTCTCACTTTGAGCAGTAGTGAAGGTAACCAGCAGTCTGATGAGAATCCAATTAGACAGGTGATTTATACAGCCAAAGAGGCAGAGATGGGTGAAGAAATTTCAAAAGAAAGTGGATCGGTCAAGCTTATTGGAAAGAGGGGGGCAGATACTGATGTGAAGGAAGAAAATGATCAGCCTCGTTTTGAGGGGACATCAGAGAGTGTCTTCGATAAAAAG GAAATTAAACGTGAGCAACAGTCTTCCAGTTTGTCTAGCAAAGATACTGGAAGAGTAAAAATGAAGGCTAGAACAGAGAAACAGAACGTACAAACAGTTTTTCCGGACGCCCTTGTTCTTCAGCTCAAGGACCAACTCATCCGTGCAAAGCTTTATCTTTCTCTCTCAGGAACTCGAAACAATCCCCAATTTATAAGGGAGCTCCGACTGCGTATGAAGGAAGTTCAGCGAGTACTTGGTGATGCCACCAAGGATTCTGAGCTTCCCAGAAA TGCTAACGAGAGATTGAGAGCAATGGAGCAAACATTACTGAAAGGGAAACAAATACAAGATGATTGTGCTGCCGTAATAAAGAAACTTCGTGCTATGCTTCATTTAGCTGAGGAGCAGCTTCGAGTCCACAAGAAACAAGAGTTGTTTTTGACACACTTGACTGCGAAAACAATGCCTAAAGGGCTTCACTGTCTTCCCTTACGCCTCTCAACAGATTATTTCATGTTGAACTCTTCTGAACAACAATTCCCAAATGAGGAAAAATTTGCTGATCCCAAGTTATACCACTATGCCTTATTTTCGGACAACATATTGGCTGCTGCAGTTGTTGTGAACTCAACTATTACTCATGCCAAG GATCCTTCGAAACATGTCTTTCATGTGGTCACTGACAGGCTCAATTATGCTGCGATGAAAATGTGGTTTTTGGCCAACCTTCCAGGGAAAGCTATGATACAGGTTCAGAATGTAGAGGAATTCACGTGGTTAAATTCAAGTTACAGTCCAGTTCTTAGGCAGTTGGGTTCTCCATCCATGATTGATTATTACTTTAAGAATCAACGGACTGAATCTGATTCAAACATGAAGTTTAGAAACCCCAAGTACCTCTCAATTATGAACCATCTTCGCTTTTACCTACCAGAAATCTTTCCAAAGCTGGATAAGATTTTGTTCTTAGATGATGATATTGTGGTTCAAAAGGATCTCACCGGCCTCTGGTCCCTAGATCTAAAGGGGAAGGTCATTGGAGTGGTTGAAACGTGTGGAGAAAGCTTTCATCGGTTTGACCGGTATCTCAACTTTTCAAATCCCATCATTTCAAAAAACTTTGATCCTCATGCTTGTGGTTGGGCTTTTGGGATGAATATCTTCGATCTGAAGGAGtggaaaaaacaaaatatcactGAGGTGTACCACAAATGGCAGAACCTG AATCATGACAGACTGCTGTGGAAACTTGGAACCCTACCACCTGGTTTGATTACATTTTGGAATCGCACTTTTCCTCTCGATAAATTTTGGCATGTCTTGGGTCTTGGCTATAATCCAAATGTCTCTCGAAAAGATGTCGAGCGTGCAGCGGTCATACATTATAATGGCAACTTGAAACCATGGCTCGAGATCGGCATACAAAAGTTCCGTAACTATTGGGAAAAGTATGTTGACTATGATCACTTGTATTTACGAGAATGCAACATAGCTCCATAG
- the LOC140958489 gene encoding ATP-dependent 6-phosphofructokinase 2-like, with amino-acid sequence MRGMVEICKEIKQRKLNIAVAGLPKTVDNDVGIIDRSFGFQTAVEMAQQAINAAHTEAESAVNGIGLVKLMGRSTGHIVLHATLSSRDVDCCLIPENDFYLEGKGGLLEFIESRLKYNGHAVLVVAEGAGQDVIPKTGDQSHVQEKDESGNPVFLDVGGWLKSELKNWWSRDHPKELITIKYIDPTYMIRAVPANATDNLYCTLLAHSAIHGAMAGYTEFVCGPINGNYGYIPVDEVAQAKNRVDTKNHKWAWVRSVTNQPDFVRFSDVSGI; translated from the coding sequence ATGCGAGGGATGGTCGAAATATGCAAGGAAATCAAGCAAAGGAAGCTAAACATTGCAGTAGCTGGACTACCCAAAACAGTTGACAATGATGTTGGCATTATCGATAGATCCTTTGGTTTCCAAACTGCAGTGGAGATGGCACAGCAAGCTATCAATGCAGCTCATACAGAGGCCGAGAGTGCCGTAAATGGCATTGGCTTAGTCAAGCTAATGGGACGCAGCACAGGGCACATTGTCCTTCACGCAACCTTAAGTAGCCGTGACGTTGACTGCTGCTTGATCCCGGAAAATGATTTTTACTTGGAAGGAAAAGGTGGGCTGCTTGAATTTATCGAAAGTAGGCTCAAATATAATGGACATGCAGTTTTGGTTGTTGCTGAGGGTGCTGGACAGGATGTCATACCTAAAACTGGTGATCAATCTCATGTACAAGAGAAAGATGAATCTGGGAATCCGGTTTTCTTGGATGTAGGTGGTTGGTTGAAATCCGAGTTAAAGAATTGGTGGAGCAGGGACCATCCGAAAGAGCTTATTACCATCAAGTACATAGATCCCACATATATGATAAGGGCTGTTCCTGCGAATGCAACTGATAATTTGTATTGTACACTTTTAGCACACTCAGCGATTCACGGTGCCATGGCTGGGTACACAGAGTTTGTCTGTGGTCCAATTAATGGGAATTATGGGTATATTCCAGTGGACGAGGTGGCTCAGGCCAAGAATCGGGTGGATACTAAAAATCATAAGTGGGCTTGGGTTAGATCTGTCACCAATCAGCCTGACTTTGTAAGATTCTCTGATGTGAGTGGAATATGA
- the LOC140960522 gene encoding DNA-directed RNA polymerases IV and V subunit 4-like isoform X2: MAEKGGGGFFPGGKSALKSSAGKDDSSARSKKGKKVQFDAEGLMEANTPRSNGRDDTPGGKGDKVGNGSKKPTGKAPPPGERRLEQELPQNTTCLMDCEAAEILQGIQDQMIMLSQDPDIKIPVSFDLGLAYAKRSGNYTSPQTVKKILESLKKFGVSDAEICLIANIHPESVDEVFALIPALKAMKDKLRDPLRIALDELANLKEALNELANIKVSI; the protein is encoded by the exons ATGGCAGAAAAAGGTGGAGGAGGGTTCTTCCCAGGTGGAAAATCTGCTCTGAAATCTTCCG CTGGGAAGGATGATAGCTCTGCAAGGTCAAAGAAAGGGAAAAAGGTTCAGTTTGATGCTGAAG GATTAATGGAAGCCAATACTCCAAGATCTAATGGGAGGGATGATACACCAG GTGGAAAAGGGGACAAAGTTGGAAATGGCAGTAAAAAACCCACAGGAAAAGCACCTCCTCCAGGGGAGCGCAGGCTCGAGCAAG AACTTCCACAAAATACTACGTGCTTGATGGACTGTGAAGCTGCAGAAATTTTGCAAGGTATTCAAGATCAGATGATTATGTTGTCTCAAGatccagatataaaaattcctGT gTCGTTTGATCTGGGACTGGCGTATGCCAAGAGAAGTGGGAACTATACAAGTCCTCAGACTGTCAAGAAAATACTCGA ATCTCTCAAGAAGTTTGGTGTTTCTGATGCCGAG ATTTGTTTGATTGCCAACATTCACCCTGAATCGGTTGATGAAGTTTTTGCTCTTATACCTGCTCTCAAG GCCATGAAGGACAAGTTAAGAGACCCTCTCAGAATTGCTTTAGACGAACTAGCAAATCTCAAGGAAGCACTGAACGAATTGGCTAACATCAAAGTTTCGATATAG
- the LOC140960522 gene encoding DNA-directed RNA polymerases IV and V subunit 4-like isoform X1, giving the protein MAEKGGGGFFPGGKSALKSSAGKDDSSARSKKGKKVQFDAEGLMEANTPRSNGRDDTPGGWGKGGKGDKVGNGSKKPTGKAPPPGERRLEQELPQNTTCLMDCEAAEILQGIQDQMIMLSQDPDIKIPVSFDLGLAYAKRSGNYTSPQTVKKILESLKKFGVSDAEICLIANIHPESVDEVFALIPALKAMKDKLRDPLRIALDELANLKEALNELANIKVSI; this is encoded by the exons ATGGCAGAAAAAGGTGGAGGAGGGTTCTTCCCAGGTGGAAAATCTGCTCTGAAATCTTCCG CTGGGAAGGATGATAGCTCTGCAAGGTCAAAGAAAGGGAAAAAGGTTCAGTTTGATGCTGAAG GATTAATGGAAGCCAATACTCCAAGATCTAATGGGAGGGATGATACACCAG GTGGCTGGGGCAAAGGTGGAAAAGGGGACAAAGTTGGAAATGGCAGTAAAAAACCCACAGGAAAAGCACCTCCTCCAGGGGAGCGCAGGCTCGAGCAAG AACTTCCACAAAATACTACGTGCTTGATGGACTGTGAAGCTGCAGAAATTTTGCAAGGTATTCAAGATCAGATGATTATGTTGTCTCAAGatccagatataaaaattcctGT gTCGTTTGATCTGGGACTGGCGTATGCCAAGAGAAGTGGGAACTATACAAGTCCTCAGACTGTCAAGAAAATACTCGA ATCTCTCAAGAAGTTTGGTGTTTCTGATGCCGAG ATTTGTTTGATTGCCAACATTCACCCTGAATCGGTTGATGAAGTTTTTGCTCTTATACCTGCTCTCAAG GCCATGAAGGACAAGTTAAGAGACCCTCTCAGAATTGCTTTAGACGAACTAGCAAATCTCAAGGAAGCACTGAACGAATTGGCTAACATCAAAGTTTCGATATAG